GAATGCGGTAGCGCCCCTCGAATGCATCGCGCACCTGCGGATCCAGCGGACCGGAAGCGCTGACGATGAACTGCAACGAGGCCAGATCCGCGGGGTCGAGGTCGGCGTCCAGCAGCATCCGCACCACGGTGGGTTGCACCCCGGCCCGTTGCAGCCGATAGGTTTTCACCACCCGCACCCACTCCTGGACACTGAATTTCTCCAGCAGCACCATGCGCTTGCCGATATAGGCGCCGGTGACCAATTGGCACACCCCGCCGATCCCACCCAGCGGCCAGTACACCAGCTCAGGCGGATCGTCGGCTCTGGCCTGCCCGCCGGTCACGCTGTACACCGCGCGTTCCAGCACACGGGCCGCAATGGCCTGCCGCGTGGGCGGCCCGGTGGTGCCGCTGGTGAGGACGTGCACGCCGCTGCGGCCCGCAACGGTGTCGACGTGACTGCGCGCCACGCCTTCCACGAGCTGCGCGCCGCTCACCGAGATCCGCACGCCGGCGCTGCCTGCTGCCGCCGCGGCGGCCACCACCGGCGCGGTCCAGTCCTCGTCGTCGGCCAGCACCGCGGGCAACCGGAGTTTCGCGATATCGGCGGCGATGGCGGCCGGGGATTGGAACGAGTAGATCATCGACACCCAGCGGCGCGCCGCCAGCAGGCCGATGATCGCGGCGGCATGCGGCCAGCGGTTGCGCACCACCAGCCCGATCGGCGCACCGGCCGACACACCGGCAGAGCCCAGCGCGGCCTCGACCGCGGCGGCCATGGCGGTGACTTCGGTGCCGGTGTACCAGTGCCCGCCGAATTCGATACAGGGCCGGTCAGCGTAGCCGGTCACCCTTGCCGCAAAGGTTTCGGTAAAGCTTTCGGTCACATGGCCACGGTAGCGGTCCCGCGAAAACCCCACGCCGACACCGACACGTTCGGTATACACAGGACCGCTGGTATCACCTATCGGGTTGGGGGGTCTGATGTCGATGAACCATGGCGGCACACGGGTGCGGCGGTCGGTCGCGATGTTGTGTGCGGTGTTGTGGGCGTTGGCGACCATGTGGATGGCGGGCGGCGTCGCCCACGCCGACGGGACATCGACGAAGGACTCCACACACAGCAGCGCGTCGGAGGGTGGTTCGTCCACGCCGAAGCCTGCCAAGCACGACAAGCCGACGGCCGATCCCACGGCCGCCGGGGAGGGCGCCGCCACCGGGGAATCGAACACCCAGAAGTCCAACACCGAAAAGTCCAACACCGAGAAATCCGACACCGAGAAATCCGGCACCGAGAATTCCGACACCGGGAAAGCCACCGCCACCGATCCGCCCACAACCCGCGGCACCCACAAGCACGGCACCTCACGCCCGGCGGGTAAACCCAAGACCGCGGCGGCGACGACGGACACCACGTCAAGTCCCAAGTCCGACACCAAGCCCGACACCAAGGCGGATGCCACACCGGCCGCGACAACGCCGGCCGATGGCGACGCGGCGCCGAGGACGACGAAGGCCAAGACCGTCACGGTCAGTGCCGCGGCAGCCACTCTCGCGGCGGCACCCACGGCCGCGAAGGTCGCCACCGCATCGGTCACACCGTCGGCCACCGCATCGGTGCCCAATCCGATCAAGCAGATCGCCCAGTTCGCCCGCCAGATGACCGGGCTGGCCAATGACCTGGCCTTGATCGCGGTGTCGCTGGTGAACAACCTGGCCGCGGCGGCGGCCAGCACCATCGGCCCCAAACCGTTCTTCGGCCTGCCGTACAACATCGCCAAGACCGTCGCCGGCACCACCGCGATCGCGGCCAAACTGCTGGACGGCACGCCTTTGGATGCCGTCAGCGAGGGACCGTACAAGGTGAACTACGGTGTGCCCGATCTGCTGGCCTGGCTCAATCCGGTGAAATCACCTGCGGGAGCCAATCTTC
Above is a window of Mycolicibacterium fluoranthenivorans DNA encoding:
- a CDS encoding ANL family adenylate-forming protein translates to MTESFTETFAARVTGYADRPCIEFGGHWYTGTEVTAMAAAVEAALGSAGVSAGAPIGLVVRNRWPHAAAIIGLLAARRWVSMIYSFQSPAAIAADIAKLRLPAVLADDEDWTAPVVAAAAAAGSAGVRISVSGAQLVEGVARSHVDTVAGRSGVHVLTSGTTGPPTRQAIAARVLERAVYSVTGGQARADDPPELVYWPLGGIGGVCQLVTGAYIGKRMVLLEKFSVQEWVRVVKTYRLQRAGVQPTVVRMLLDADLDPADLASLQFIVSASGPLDPQVRDAFEGRYRIPVLLAYGATEFAGSVCAWTPELYREFGAAKRLSSGKALPDTEVRIIDADTGEQLQAGRQGLLEARIASINPDWIRTTDIASMDSDGFITLHGRADGAINRGGFKILPETVRRVLVDHPGVRDACVVGVPDARLGQVPFAAVEVIPGAPAPDPAALLDLVRETLPHHSVPVRVVVVDALPRNPALKVSLRDVAALYRP
- a CDS encoding alpha/beta fold hydrolase, whose amino-acid sequence is MSMNHGGTRVRRSVAMLCAVLWALATMWMAGGVAHADGTSTKDSTHSSASEGGSSTPKPAKHDKPTADPTAAGEGAATGESNTQKSNTEKSNTEKSDTEKSGTENSDTGKATATDPPTTRGTHKHGTSRPAGKPKTAAATTDTTSSPKSDTKPDTKADATPAATTPADGDAAPRTTKAKTVTVSAAAATLAAAPTAAKVATASVTPSATASVPNPIKQIAQFARQMTGLANDLALIAVSLVNNLAAAAASTIGPKPFFGLPYNIAKTVAGTTAIAAKLLDGTPLDAVSEGPYKVNYGVPDLLAWLNPVKSPAGANLPFTGMSADHPLPIILLNGTSATQGVNWSVGAPALANAGYTVYTFNYGNTTTNPYFPVQATTDIRKSAQELSDEVDRVLNETGADKVILIGHSQGGGIMPSYYINNLHGDEKVSQFIGIAPSNHGTNVDGLVDLKNIPILGPALAPLIYRIVDLFGAAWTQQVVGSPLQQETYGAGDTRPGVLYTTIASKFDWVVTPYTQQALAAGPNVTNIVLQDLYPNYNAGHLGIVFSAPTWTAVLGALAANPAANVAPTTALAA